In Phacochoerus africanus isolate WHEZ1 chromosome 14, ROS_Pafr_v1, whole genome shotgun sequence, one genomic interval encodes:
- the NXN gene encoding nucleoredoxin isoform X2: MRGMEESASFQHFWKRLKLWNKYRISNIPSLIFLDATTGKVVCRNGLLVIRDDPEGLEFPWGPKPFREVIAGPLLRNNGPALESSSLEGSHVGVYFSAHWCPPCRSLTRVLVESYRKIKEAGQKFEIIFVSADRSEDSFKQYFSEMPWLAVPYTDEARRSRLNRLYGIQGIPTLIVLDPQGEVITRQGRVEVLNDEDCRGFPWHPKPVLELSDSNAVQLNEGPCLVLFVDSEDDGESEAAKQLIQPIAEKIIAKYKAKEEEAPLLFFVAGEDDMTDSLRDYTNLPEAAPLLTILDMSARAKYVMDVEEITPAIVEAFVNDFLAEKLKPEPI; encoded by the exons CTCAAACTTTGGAACAAATACCGCATTTCCAACATTCCATCACTCATATTCTTAGACGCCACCACTGGCAAGGTCGTGTGCAGGAACGGGCTGCTGGTGATCCGCGATGACCCGGAAG GTTTGGAATTCCCTTGGGGACCTAAGCCCTTCAGGGAAGTCATTGCGGGCCCCTTGCTTAGGAATAACGGGCCGGCTCTGGAGAGCAGCAGCCTGGAGGGCTCTCACGTGGGAGTCTACTTCTCCGCACACTGG TGTCCGCCCTGCCGAAGCCTCACCCGGGTCCTGGTGGAGTCCTACCGCAAGATCAAGGAGGCGGGCCAGAAGTTCGAGATCATCTTTGTTAGTGCAGACAG GTCAGAGGACTCGTTCAAACAGTACTTCAGTGAGATGCCGTGGCTCGCGGTCCCCTACACCGACGAGGCCCGGCGGTCGCGCCTCAACCGGCTCTATGGGATCCAAG GCATCCCCACCCTCATCGTGCTGGACCCGCAGGGGGAAGTGATCACGCGCCAGGGCCGGGTGGAGGTGCTGAACGACGAGGACTGCAGGGGCTTCCCATGGCACCCCAAGCCCGTGCTGGAGCTCTCTGACTCCAATGCCGTGCAGCTCAACGAGGGCCCCTGCCTCGTCCTTTTTGTAG ATTCTGAGGATGATGGCGAGTCCGAGGCAGCCAAGCAGCTGATCCAGCCAATAGCGGAGAAGATCATCGCCAAGTACAAAGCCAAAGAGGAGGAGGCGCCGCTTCTATTCTTTGTGGCCGGGGAG GATGACATGACCGACTCCCTGCGAGATTACACCAACCTGCCCGAGGCTGCCCCTTTGCTCACCATTCTGGACATGTCAGCCCGGGCCAAGTACGTGATGGACGTGGAGGAGATCACCCCTGCCATTGTGGAGGCCTTTGTGAATGACTTCCTAGCAGAAAAGCTCAAACCAGAGCCCATCTAG